The Candidatus Saccharibacteria bacterium genome includes a region encoding these proteins:
- a CDS encoding GIY-YIG nuclease family protein: MWYFYVLTSEVDNEHYYGSTNDLQRRIRHHNDGKVESTKSRRPFKLIYYEAFLSQELARRREHTVKSSRGTRTALLKRLNIGV; this comes from the coding sequence ATGTGGTACTTTTACGTATTAACTTCAGAAGTTGATAATGAACATTATTACGGATCAACTAATGACCTGCAACGACGTATTAGACATCACAATGACGGTAAAGTTGAATCAACCAAAAGCAGGAGACCCTTTAAGTTAATCTATTACGAAGCATTTCTTTCCCAAGAATTAGCACGCAGGAGAGAACATACGGTAAAATCAAGCCGTGGTACACGAACAGCATTACTAAAAAGATTGAATATAGGGGTGTAG
- the rpmG gene encoding 50S ribosomal protein L33 → MAKKGDKRKIIGMVSEESGGRHYYTRKNTMNTPDKISLRKYDPVLRKHVIYTETKKNLGRNEVK, encoded by the coding sequence ATGGCCAAAAAAGGCGACAAACGAAAAATTATTGGTATGGTGAGTGAAGAAAGCGGCGGTAGGCATTATTACACCAGGAAGAACACAATGAATACTCCCGATAAGATTTCACTGCGTAAATACGACCCAGTGTTGCGTAAGCACGTTATATACACCGAGACAAAGAAAAACCTAGGACGCAACGAAGTAAAATAG